From the Deinococcus fonticola genome, one window contains:
- a CDS encoding PA2169 family four-helix-bundle protein, with protein sequence MLQETTVNQLQYLLKTLRDGQKGFADAAAHATDPALADLLRRRSGQRAEFEEAVRQRIIDLGAQPFEHSTLGAALHRAWLNVRDAVAGRGDYAVVSECQRGEDIAVQKYADVLSEMDMPADLRAFIQHQFAAVKASQQELADLKQKLKAQQ encoded by the coding sequence ATGCTTCAGGAAACGACGGTCAACCAGCTTCAGTACCTGCTCAAGACCCTGCGGGACGGTCAGAAGGGCTTCGCAGACGCCGCCGCGCACGCCACTGACCCGGCGTTGGCCGACCTGTTGCGCCGCCGCAGCGGGCAGCGGGCCGAGTTCGAGGAAGCCGTCCGGCAACGCATCATCGACCTGGGCGCCCAACCGTTCGAGCACAGTACCCTGGGCGCCGCCCTTCACCGCGCCTGGTTGAACGTCCGCGACGCCGTGGCCGGACGCGGGGACTACGCGGTGGTTTCCGAGTGCCAGCGCGGCGAGGACATCGCCGTTCAGAAGTATGCAGATGTTCTGAGCGAAATGGACATGCCCGCCGACTTGCGGGCGTTCATTCAGCATCAGTTCGCCGCCGTGAAAGCCAGTCAGCAGGAACTGGCGGACTTGAAACAGAAGTTGAAAGCGCAGCAGTGA
- a CDS encoding PH domain-containing protein — translation MNVPLARAGAPASMWWVLGLAVATSAIPIFIPDPHGEAGLWRFFPLVLTAGLLALGVMLPRRLAYALEPDALVVSHMTGQTRLPLNGMTVWRTAGHLGLKMGGTGLPGYYTGNYLFHADGLKNVLAASSATRGGVIVQANAKAYFLTPADPEAFVAELAQRGAVIKEN, via the coding sequence ATGAACGTTCCCCTGGCCCGTGCCGGCGCGCCCGCCTCGATGTGGTGGGTGCTGGGGCTGGCGGTGGCGACTTCCGCCATCCCCATTTTCATCCCTGACCCGCATGGGGAAGCGGGGCTCTGGCGCTTCTTTCCGCTGGTGTTGACGGCGGGGCTGCTCGCCCTGGGGGTCATGCTGCCCCGCCGCCTGGCTTACGCACTGGAACCGGACGCGCTGGTGGTCTCGCACATGACGGGCCAGACGCGCCTACCCCTGAACGGCATGACCGTGTGGCGCACGGCGGGACATCTGGGGTTGAAGATGGGCGGCACCGGCCTGCCGGGGTACTACACCGGGAATTACCTGTTTCATGCCGACGGCTTGAAGAATGTGCTGGCCGCATCATCGGCCACGCGGGGCGGCGTGATCGTGCAGGCGAACGCGAAAGCCTATTTCCTGACGCCCGCTGACCCGGAGGCCTTCGTGGCCGAGCTGGCACAGCGGGGCGCTGTGATCAAAGAGAATTAA
- a CDS encoding putative glycolipid-binding domain-containing protein: MTDTHTIWRGLDPDATSLEHLSLQPWSQATGTVVKTFDAHGYALNYSVKIGHGRFPERVAAVVAGGARLTLTRDAGGLWRDAEGHERRDLRGATDVDISATPFTNSIPLRRLNLAVGAVAELLVVWIGIPDLKARPVPQRYTRLSPHTYRYENLTSGYRNEIILDARGLVALYPGAFEQLDILNS; encoded by the coding sequence ATGACCGACACCCACACCATCTGGCGCGGCCTCGATCCTGACGCCACCAGCCTCGAACACCTGAGTTTGCAGCCCTGGTCGCAGGCCACCGGAACGGTGGTGAAAACCTTCGATGCCCATGGCTACGCCCTGAATTACAGCGTGAAGATTGGGCACGGCCGCTTTCCTGAACGGGTGGCCGCCGTGGTCGCCGGTGGTGCCCGCCTGACGCTGACGCGGGATGCCGGGGGCCTCTGGAGGGACGCAGAAGGCCACGAGCGCCGCGACCTGCGGGGAGCGACGGATGTGGACATCAGCGCCACACCGTTCACGAATTCCATACCGCTGCGTCGTCTGAACCTTGCCGTTGGTGCGGTGGCTGAGCTTCTGGTGGTCTGGATCGGCATTCCTGACCTGAAGGCGCGCCCCGTCCCGCAAAGGTACACGCGTTTAAGCCCGCACACCTACCGCTACGAGAACCTGACCAGCGGTTACCGCAACGAGATCATCCTGGATGCTCGGGGCCTGGTGGCGCTTTATCCGGGGGCCTTTGAGCAACTGGACATCCTGAACAGTTAA
- a CDS encoding class I SAM-dependent methyltransferase: protein MAHWAHSFYELQQQLTGCYSAPVHPFHYECVQQIQEAVPAGSLLELGAGGGQFAVAAARAFQVTALELRPSGTAHTLKLAAEHSVTLEAVTGDFYTVPLPRAFDVVCYWDGFGIDDDAGQQHLLRRVHDWLTPTGTAFIEVFSPWYWSKYAGYSREWTTPQPSRQTYGFDAEGNRMTDTYAPDGQPARTQTLRCYSPADFLLLLNGTGLTLTKARPGGHYDPDAQVWTPAVPLSECMTWTAVLKRS from the coding sequence GTGGCGCATTGGGCCCATTCTTTTTACGAGTTGCAGCAGCAACTGACGGGGTGTTACAGCGCCCCTGTGCATCCTTTCCATTACGAGTGTGTGCAGCAAATTCAGGAGGCTGTGCCCGCGGGTTCACTGCTGGAACTGGGCGCCGGCGGCGGGCAGTTTGCGGTGGCCGCCGCACGGGCGTTTCAGGTCACGGCGCTGGAACTTCGTCCTTCCGGCACGGCGCATACTCTGAAACTGGCCGCTGAGCATAGCGTGACCCTCGAGGCAGTGACAGGCGATTTCTACACGGTGCCGTTGCCACGCGCATTTGATGTGGTGTGCTACTGGGACGGTTTCGGCATTGACGACGACGCAGGGCAACAGCACCTGCTCCGGCGCGTGCATGACTGGCTCACACCGACTGGCACAGCCTTCATCGAGGTATTCAGCCCGTGGTACTGGTCGAAATATGCTGGTTACAGCCGCGAGTGGACGACCCCGCAACCCTCCAGACAAACCTACGGTTTCGATGCGGAGGGCAACCGCATGACCGACACTTACGCCCCTGACGGCCAGCCCGCGCGAACGCAAACGCTCCGGTGCTACTCGCCCGCAGATTTCCTTTTGCTGCTGAATGGAACGGGCCTGACCCTGACTAAAGCGCGTCCCGGCGGCCACTACGACCCTGACGCGCAGGTGTGGACGCCCGCTGTTCCCCTTTCCGAGTGCATGACCTGGACAGCCGTTCTGAAGCGTTCCTGA